One genomic window of Hippopotamus amphibius kiboko isolate mHipAmp2 chromosome 10, mHipAmp2.hap2, whole genome shotgun sequence includes the following:
- the PLAT gene encoding tissue-type plasminogen activator has protein sequence MNSMKRELLCVLLLCGAVFTSPSQETHRRLRRGARSYRVTCRDEKTQMTYLQHESWLRPLLRSNRVEHCWCHGGQARCHSVPVQSCSEPRCFNGGTCRQALYSSEFVCLCPEGFIGKRCEVDARATCYKGRGITYRGTWSTAESGADCVNWNSSSLAMKLYSGRRPDAIKLGLGNHNYCRNPDQDSKPWCYIFKAGKYISEFCSTPACAKDGDGDCFTGKGLAYRGTHSLTKSGASCLPWNSVLLMGKIYTAWKSDAQALGLGQHSHCRNPDADAQPWCHVLKERQLTWEYCDVPQCVTCGLRQYKQPQLRIKGGLFADITSHPWQAAIFVKNRRSPGERFLCGGILIKSCWVLSAAHCFQERYPPHHLKVVLGRTYRLVPGEEEQTFEVEKYIVHKEFDDDTYNNDIALLQLKSDSLTCARESDAVRTVCLPDPSLQLPDWTECELSGYGKHEASSPFYSERLKEAHVRLYPASRCTSQYLFNKTVTNNMLCAGDTRSGGDHANLHDACQGDSGGPLVCMKDNHMTLVGVISWGLGCGQKDIPGVYTKVANYLDWIEDNTRP, from the exons ATGAACTCGATGAAGAGAGAGCTCTTGTGTGTGCTGCTGCTCTGTGGGGCCGTCTTCACTTCGCCCAGCCAG GAAACCCACAGGCGACTCAGGAGAGGAGCCAGATCGTACAGAG TGACCTGCAGAGACGAGAAAACACAGATGACGTATCTGCAACATGAGTCATGGCTACGGCCCCTGCTCAGGAGCAACCGGGTGGAGCACTGCTGGTGCCACGGCGGCCAGGCCCGGTGCCACTCGGTGCCAGTCCAGA GCTGCAGCGAACCTCGGTGCTTCAATGGGGGGACGTGTCGGCAGGCCCTCTATTCCTCAGAGTTTGTCTGCCTGTGCCCCGAAGGGTTCATCGGGAAACGCTGTGAAGTAG ATGCCAGGGCCACGTGCTACAAGGGCCGAGGTATCACCTACAGAGGCACATGGAGCACAGCGGAGAGCGGGGCCGACTGCGTCAACTGGAACAGTAGCAGCCTGGCCATGAAGCTCTACAGCGGGCGCAGGCCCGACGCCATCAAGCTGGGCCTCGGGAATCACAACTACTGCAG AAACCCAGACCAAGACTCAAAGCCCTGGTGCTACATCTTCAAGGCAGGGAAGTACATCTCCGAGTTCTGCAGCACACCAGCCTGCGCCAAGG ACGGCGATGGGGACTGCTTCACTGGGAAAGGGCTGGCATACCGCGGCACCCACAGCCTCACCAAGTCCGGGGCCTCCTGCCTCCCGTGGAATTCCGTGCTCCTGATGGGCAAGATATACACCGCCTGGAAGAGCGACGCGCAGGCGCTGGGCCTGGGCCAGCACAGCCACTGCCG GAATCCAGATGCGGACGCCCAGCCTTGGTGCCACGTGCTGAAGGAGCGCCAGCTGACGTGGGAGTACTGTGACGTGCCCCAGTGCG tcacCTGTGGCCTGAGACAATACAAACAGCCCCAGCTCCGCATCAAAGGAGGCCTCTTCGCGGACATCACCTCCCACCCGTGGCAGGCCGCCATCTTCGTCAAGAACAGGAGGTCCCCGGGAGAGCGCTTTCTGTGCGGGGGGATCCTGATCAAGTCCTGCTGGGTGCTGTCGGCCGCCCACTGCTTCCAGGAGAG GTATCCCCCCCACCACCTCAAGGTGGTCCTGGGCAGGACGTACCGGCTGGTCCCTGGAGAGGAGGAGCAGACGTTCGAAGTAGAAAAATACATCGTCCATAAGGAATTTGATGACGACACTTACAACAATGACATAG cgCTGCTGCAGCTGAAATCAGACTCTCTGACCTGCGCCCGGGAGAGCGACGCCGTCCGCACCGTCTGCCTCCCAGACCCCAGCCTGCAGCTGCCCGACTGGACGGAGTGCGAGCTGTCCGGCTACGGCAAGCACGAGGCCT CTTCTCCTTTCTATTCCGAGCGGCTGAAGGAGGCTCATGTCCGGCTGTACCCAGCCAGCCGCTGCACTTCCCAGTATTTATTTAACAAGACTGTCACCAACAACATGCTGTGTGCTGGGGACACACGCAGCGGCGGGGACCATGCAAACCTGCACGACGCCTGCCAG GGTGACTCGGGTGGCCCCCTGGTGTGTATGAAGGACAACCACATGACCTTAGTTGGCGTCATCAGCTGGGGCCTGGGCTGTGGCCAGAAGGACATCCCGGGCGTGTACACCAAGGTTGCTAATTACCTGGACTGGATTGAAGACAACACGCGACCATGA